The following proteins come from a genomic window of Lolium rigidum isolate FL_2022 chromosome 5, APGP_CSIRO_Lrig_0.1, whole genome shotgun sequence:
- the LOC124657197 gene encoding cytochrome P450 71A1-like, translating into METTTPVPFALPLIRLNVATLVFLPIAFVLLLARVTRITKNQPVHRLPPSPRGLPVVGNLHQLGALPHRALHALAASHGPIMLLQLGRVPTLVVSSAAAAREVLLVHDHAFANRPSLAVPTRLLYGCTDIAFAPNGAYWRRARKLAVLHLLSPARVRAYRRVREEEVSELVRKVEEEQKLHGVVRLSELLSGFAKDVNGRIVLGVRASGGTGWRSKVDALMEEANALLGAFHVGDYFPWLAWLAAVDGTDAKVGRAFERIDQILEEIIVAAGSADEMRDGRADGAPCGDEAFVHVLLSLQSDSVGHGWRFSRDNVKALLEDLFGAGTDSTIIVLEWVMAELLRNKGAMQKLQQEIRRHSTNSADHYLIVTEQELPAMEYLRAVIKETMRLHPPGPLLIPRESMQHRRVDCYDVPRRTRIIVNAWAVGRDPAAWDGADEFRPERFVGSEVDFRGRHPQLIPFGAGRRMCPGVGFTAAVVELALTNLLGRFDWEIPPSDVVDMEEAPGITSRKRMPLCAVAAHPAE; encoded by the exons ATGGAAACCACAACCCCCGTGCCATTCGCATTGCCACTTATCCGGCTCAACGTTGCCACTCTAGTATTTCTCCCTATCGCGTTCGTACTGCTGCTGGCGCGTGTAACACGAATTACCAAGAATCAACCCGTGCACCGCCTCCCGCCGTCCCCGCGGGGCCTCCCGGTCGTCGGCAACCTCCACCAGCTCGGCGCGCTCCCGCACCGCGCCCTGcacgcgctcgcggcgtcccacgGGCCCATCATGCTGCTTCAGCTCGGCCGCGTGCCCACCCTGGTTGTCTCCTCTGCGGCAGCGGCGCGGGAGGTGCTGCTCGTGCACGACCACGCCTTCGCCAACCGGCCCTCCCTCGCCGTCCCGACCCGGCTCCTCTACGGCTGCACGGACATAGCCTTCGCGCCGAACGGCGCCTACTGGCGCCGGGCGCGCAAGCTCGCCGTGCTCCACCTCCTGAGCCCCGCCAGGGTGCGCGCCTACCGCCGAGTGCGGGAAGAGGAGGTGTCGGAGCTCGTCCGGAAGGTGGAGGAGGAGCAGAAGCTTCACGGCGTGGTGCGGCTGAGCGAGCTCTTGAGCGGCTTCGCCAAGGACGTGAATGGGCGGATCGTGCTCGGGGTGCGGGCCTCGGGCGGCACGGGGTGGCGCAGCAAGGTGGACGCGCTGATGGAGGAGGCCAACGCGCTGCTCGGGGCGTTCCACGTCGGCGACTACTTCCCGTGGCTGGCATGGCTGGCCGCTGTGGACGGGACGGACGCCAAGGTGGGCAGGGCGTTTGAGAGGATTGATCAGATCCTTGAGGAGATCATCGTCGCTGCCGGCAGCGCCGACGAAATGAGGGACGGACGAGCAGACGGAGCACCGTGCGGCGACGAGGCGTTCGTGCATGTGCTGCTGTCGCTTCAGAGTGATTCTGTCGGCCATGGGTGGCGTTTCAGCAGGGACAACGTGAAGGCGCTACTGGAG GACCTGTTCGGAGCAGGGACAGACTCGACCATCATCGTCCTGGAATGGGTCATGGCCGAGCTGCTCCGCAACAAGGGCGCGATGCAAAAACTGCAGCAAGAAATCAGGCGCCACTCAACGAACAGTGCTGATCACTATCTCATCGTCACCGAGCAGGAGCTCCCGGCGATGGAGTACCTCCGGGCCGTCATCAAGGAGACGATGCGGCTGCACCCGCCGGGCCCGCTGCTGATCCCCCGCGAGTCCATGCAGCACCGGAGGGTGGACTGCTACGACGTCCCGCGCAGGACCCGGATCATTGTGAACGCGTGGGCCGTCGGGAGGGACCCAGCGGCGTGGGACGGCGCCGACGAGTTCCGGCCGGAGAGGTTCGTCGGCAGCGAGGTGGATTTCCGGGGGCGGCATCCCCAGCTCATACCctttggcgccggcaggaggatgtGCCCCGGGGTCGGGTTCACGGCGGCCGTCGTGGAGCTCGCTCTCACCAACCTCTTGGGGAGGTTCGACTGGGAGATTCCGCCATCAGATGTAGTGGACATGGAGGAAGCGCCTGGGATCACGTCGCGGAAGAGGATGCCACTGTGCGCAGTGGCGGCACATCCCGCGGAATGA